The DNA segment GCCTTCTCCCACATCGACATGATCTGCAACAGCGTGCCCATCGAGAACATCGTTCCGAAGCTGGAGGCCACGGCCGCCGACCCGAACCATGCCGAGATCATGGACCTGTTCACCCACGAGCAGTACTTCTGGAAGTTCTACTCCAACTACATCCCGGACCACGCCCAGCGCCTGGACATCGCGATTCGCTGGGTAACCGATCACGGCTACAAGCCGGTGTTCTTCCACAAGGACTTCCTCGGCGCACCGGCCTAGGTCGCGCCTCGCATACTTGATGCCACACCCAAAGGGCTGCACGGCTGATGCTGTGCAGCCCTCTCGATTCGTGGCGAGCTACAGCCCCTACCCCTGCAAACTTCGTGCCTCTGTGGCGCAGTCGAGGGTTGTGCTATACTACGCACCGGCAGCCCGGTCCCTTGGGGCCGGTCGGTTGAGAGCTGCCTGTCACTTGGTCGTAGCCTTCCCTCGCCAGACCTCTGGGCTTGAGCCCTGCGTGTTCTCCCGGGACAGGCCCAGTTCTTGTGCGCCGGATCTTCAGCGCCACCAGCAAGGAAACCAAACCATGAAAAAGTTCTTCCTCGGCGTCTTCATCCTGCTCGTGTGCCTGTCGGTCATCGCTCAGGCTACGAAACCGAAACGCCAGTTCGCAGGCAAGACGCGGATCATCTGGACCACCGACAACAACCCCGCCCGCGAGCAGCAGATCGCCATCTTCGATCGCCAGTTCCCCCATCTGAAGCTCTCGATCGACCCGACGAACAACGACATGAGCAAGATCATCGTCCAGACGCTCGCCGGGATTGGCCCCGACGTCATCGACTGCTACAACCGCATGCAGCTCATGACCTACTACCAGGCGGGAATCCTGGCCGACATCACCGACATGGCCCAGAAGGCCGGCACCACACCCGACATCTGCTGGAAGTCAGCCCGCGAAAACATGATGATCAACGGTCGTCAGTATGGCTTCCCGACAAACCCCGGACCGTGGGTCATCTTCTACAACAAGGATATCTTCGACCGCTGCCATGTCCCCTACCCCAAGGGCGACTGGACCTGGGATGAGTTCGTCGAGGTCGCCAAGAAACTCACGATCAAGGGCCCCGACAGCCGGCGCAATGAGACCTTCGGCGTGATGGGCTACGACCTGCAGGAGGCCATCTGGCAGAACGGCGGTCACTTCTACTCACCGAAGGGAACGCGCTGCACGCTGGATCAGCCCGCCGCCATTCAGGCCGCCCAGTGGCTCATCGACCTGCAGTTTGAGCACAAGTGCGCACCCAGTCCCTCCGAAGAGGAGTCCATGGCCGCCGCCGGAGGCTGGGGTCAGGGCGTCATCACCCTCTTCGATGCCGGACGCCTGGGCATGATCCGCTACGGTCGCTGGGGCCTCATCGTGTGGCGCAAGAATCCCAAGATCCGCATCGGCGTTGCCCCCCTGCCCTACCGTCGAGAGAAGGCAACGACCTTCGTCACCCGCATCAGCACGCTCAACAAGAAGAGCCTGTACATGCGCGAGGCCTTCAACTTCATGAAGTTCCTCGCCAGTGAGGACTACGGCAACCAGATCAACGACAGCGCCGACAACCTGGCGCCGGTGAAGCGCCTCTGCTACCTGCCGCGATTCATGAAGAACCCGGAGTACCCGCAGGAGGACTACAACGACGTCTTCCGGCAGGAGATGAAGTGCGCGCGCAGCATCGAGGTCAGTCCCTTCGTGAACCCCTTCGTCGCCGACCGCATCTACCGGCGCTACATCGACCTGATGCGCAACCAGTCGATGACCCCTGTCGAGGCGATGCAGGGAGCGGCCAAAGAGATCAACGCGGCGATCGCGGACTACGTGAAGAAGACGCCGGGGCTGCAAGCGGAGTACGACAAGGCCGTCGCCGAAGACAAGTAGTGGGACGCCAGAACCTGTCAGGGCCGACTTGCGACGCAAGCGAAGGGTCCCAGCTTCTGACTGCCGCCACAGGAGCATACCATGACAAGACGCGAGAATGACTGGCGCACAGCGCTGATGTTCTTGGCACCGAACTTCCTCGGCTTCATGGCCTTCATGGCTCTGCCGATCCTCTTCAGCCTCATCATGGCCTTCACGAACTGGCAGATGACTGAGAAGGTGCCGCTGCAGTTTGTGGGCTTCGAGAACCTGCACAGCCTGCTCACCGAGCCCCGCTTCTGGAAGTTCCTCGGCAACACCCTCTACCTGATGATGGGGATCCCCGTGGGGATCGCCGGTTCCCTGTTCCTGGCGATCATCCTGAGCAAGAAGCTGCGGGGAATCGTCGCCTTCCGCACCATGTTCTACCTGCCGACGATCACCAGCGGCGTCGCGCTATTCATCCTGTGGAAGGCCATCTACAACCCGGAGTTCGGGCCGCTGAACACCGCGCTCGCGGGGATCTTCGACGCCCTCGGGCTGCATGCCAAGATGCCCGACTGGCTGCTGTCGATCGCCTGGGCGAAGCCGGCAATCATGCTCATGGGAATCTGGACGGCTGTCGGCGGAACGAACATGCTCCTTTACCTCGCGGGGATCAGCAACGTCCCGC comes from the Armatimonadia bacterium genome and includes:
- a CDS encoding sugar ABC transporter substrate-binding protein, whose protein sequence is MKKFFLGVFILLVCLSVIAQATKPKRQFAGKTRIIWTTDNNPAREQQIAIFDRQFPHLKLSIDPTNNDMSKIIVQTLAGIGPDVIDCYNRMQLMTYYQAGILADITDMAQKAGTTPDICWKSARENMMINGRQYGFPTNPGPWVIFYNKDIFDRCHVPYPKGDWTWDEFVEVAKKLTIKGPDSRRNETFGVMGYDLQEAIWQNGGHFYSPKGTRCTLDQPAAIQAAQWLIDLQFEHKCAPSPSEEESMAAAGGWGQGVITLFDAGRLGMIRYGRWGLIVWRKNPKIRIGVAPLPYRREKATTFVTRISTLNKKSLYMREAFNFMKFLASEDYGNQINDSADNLAPVKRLCYLPRFMKNPEYPQEDYNDVFRQEMKCARSIEVSPFVNPFVADRIYRRYIDLMRNQSMTPVEAMQGAAKEINAAIADYVKKTPGLQAEYDKAVAEDK
- a CDS encoding sugar ABC transporter permease, with translation MTRRENDWRTALMFLAPNFLGFMAFMALPILFSLIMAFTNWQMTEKVPLQFVGFENLHSLLTEPRFWKFLGNTLYLMMGIPVGIAGSLFLAIILSKKLRGIVAFRTMFYLPTITSGVALFILWKAIYNPEFGPLNTALAGIFDALGLHAKMPDWLLSIAWAKPAIMLMGIWTAVGGTNMLLYLAGISNVPPELYEAAEIDGAGRWAMFRHVTWPQLAPTTFFIVVMSAIGGLQGGFEQARVMTGGGPAESTITLGYFIYQKGFEEYQLGYASAIAWVMFVMIFALTLVNWKFGKSAFDVEV